In the genome of Podospora pseudocomata strain CBS 415.72m chromosome 7, whole genome shotgun sequence, the window ATTTGCAGCAAAGTTTTGTACCACCTGCCCCTTCGTCAGTATCATCTCCCCTCAGAATGTGCTTGGAAACATACCAAATTCGTCATATTGTGCGTCAATGGCTTGGCCTCATGCaccttcttgatgatatcccccgccacctccaacacccccttaCTCGCTCTAGCCCCCATCAGACTGCTGCCCCTGAACTTGTCGGATGATTTGACCAGCGTCAGAAGCTCTTTGCTTGCCTCCTCAGGGTCATCGGCAGACATGACGGCGCTGACAACAGCCACACCATTCAAGGTGAGCCACCCTTGCTTGCCATCAACATGCCGGCTCTGGTACATAATACGTGCGATGTTGTACTTGTTGAGACCGCCGATACAGACGGTTCTGACCTTGTCGTAGTAGCCGGCCGTCTccatggcggcgaggatCTCACGAACTCCGGCGGCACCGATGATGGCCTTGGTATTTGTTTTCCTTTATTTTGTCAGTAGTCTACGATCAAgtcgaagaggaggctaCTCACGTCGGAGTGGCGTATACGGTGCCAATACCCAAGTAGTCGGCTCCGTTTTTGCAGGCGATGAGGGCCTCTTCCACATTGCTGACGGTTACTCCGATGATCTTGTCGTCACCGAGTAATTTCCTGGCCGTCTCCAAATCTGTGTTTGTCATTCCGAAGTCAGCAACCGAATAGATGAGAAGGATATCGCCTCAAAGAACTCACCCATATCATCCTGCCCGATATGCACACCCTCACACCCCACCGCCAGCGCGACATCCACCCTATCATTGATCAAAAGAGGCACATTATACTTCTTGGTCAACTCATGCAGCCTCTTCGCTATAGACACCAACTCGCCCGTGTCGGCCGTCTTTTCGCGAAGCTGAACGAGGCTCACCCCTCCACGGAGGGCTTGCTCAACGACATCAAAAAACCGGGATGGGTCCTTGAGCACGGCGGGTGTGGAGTCAGTTACCAAGTAAAGGTGGTAGTTGACGTGTGGTTTCGGCATCGTGAAAGCAAAAGATTGGATGACAGTTGTGAGATTATCGGGCTGAGATGAGCGGTTGGGgatgtgagtgagtgagtaaGTGACCGACTGAGTGGGGTCAAACTTTGAGCcttgagagagaaagagagcgCTTCAAGTGGCGTCACATCTGGCTCTTTCCGAGACGGCTTGGCGGCGGTAGTCACGGCATTGCAGTTGACAATACAGCTCCTTAAAGGCTCTTTGCTAATTTTGCTCGagaatcatcatcaaatcTCTCACAGTTCAGTGTCTTTTACTTCCTATCAAGCATTTTCCACTCTCTTCCCCAAGGCTCGttcaagggttagggttgcaCATGCCGGATGTagttccccttttccaataTGTCACTACCCCTTTTCGACCTTGTCACTCTACGCCCGTTCCCACACACCCGGACGGACGGGTACTCTGGATATGTAACCACGCAACAGGATACGTCAAGTCATTTATGCCCACGAGGCCGGACGAAAGTGCACTGATGCACCCCGCAGTTTTAATTCCGAGAGGCGTCCATTGCCGCCTCGGGCATTTATTTTGGACGTTGACTCCTTTTAGAGATTCCTGCCCTCTTGCCTTCCAACCTGGCGACCGTGGGTAGTACCTGGTTAAACtcgggggatgtggagggaGCTGCCCTCCTTCGTGGGCGAAGAAAATGAATTTAACCGCTTCTTGGGTCATGAACAGCTTACTACATGGCATGGCACTCTAAGAGTCCTGCGGAGAGCGTGCCAGCCAAGATGTTGGATCATATCGAGATATGATGGGGAACTCCAAGTTGAAAGATCGTGAGTTTCGTGGTGTTGGCTGTTGGAGCAGCTGAATTCCAGGTTGGTAGAAAAGCCATTGCAATGTTTGGCTGTATCTGAGAGAGACACCACTAGCAACTCTGACTAATACAGACCACCAAATAACACAGCTTCATCATACCATATGTCAAGAGTTCATAGCACAGACGGGTGCTCATAGTACAGCATGCCGGAAGACGGGCAATTAATATGCCTTATACAAGGTAATATCGACTTCCCCAGAAACGCACCACGATGAGAGGGGGGGGTCAAAAGAGAACAAAATTCGGAGCACATGGCAAACACATGCATCATGTATAAAACCGTAAAgaatccccttccccccgaGAGACGACAATCCTAGTTACCACACCCACCATCTCTCCCCCCAAAGGCCAGCCAAGATGCGCCTCGCCGGAACATTCCTCACAGCTGCGGCTACCATCACCggcgccgctgctgcccctgGCACAACCATCCTCGGTCCACGCCAGcagtcctccaccatcaccgtcgaCCTCACCCGCACTTTCCAGAAAATGGATGGCTTCGGCTTCAGTCTCGCCTTCCAGCGCGCCAATCTCATCACGAACATGTCTGACAAGACCAAGCAAAAggagctcctcgacctcctgtTCAACCGCACCACCGGAGCAggcttcaccatcctccgcaATGGCATTGGCTCCACACCCAACAGCAACTCCGACTTCATGAACACCATCGCCCCTCGCAATCCGGGGGGCCCAAGAGCTACGCCCCAGTATGTCTGGGACGGTAAAGACAGTGGCCAGCTCTGGGTATCCCAACAAGCCGTCCAGCAATACGGCGTGAAGCAGATCTACGCCAGCAAGCACACCCCTaattccccccctttcccgcGGTCTCTAACGCTTTCCCAGACGCCTGGTCAGCCCCAGGCTACatgaaaacaaacaacaacgacgCCAACGGCGGCACCCTCTGTGGGGTCCCGGGAGCATCATGCTCATCCGGAGACTGGCGACAGGCCTACGCCGACTACCTGGTAGCTTACATCAAGTTTTATGCTCAGGAGGGCGTTCCCATCACCCAcctcggcttcctcaacGAGCCAGACTACACCGCCAGCTACGCGAGCATGAGATCAGACGGGAACCAAGCAGCCGACTTTATCAAGATCCTCTACCCAACCCTCGAAGCCGCCAACCTGACCAGCCAACTCGGCATCGCCTGCTGCGAGACGATGGGCTGGGGCAGCGCCGTCAACATGATCAACTCGATTCGCtctcaagggcaagaaggaaGGCTCAAGACTGTGACGAGTCACACTTATACTGGTGGACCGTCAAGCCCGATGAATAGTCGGAACCCTGTTTGGTTTTCTGAGCAATGTGATTTGAATGGGCAGTGGACGACGTCTTGGTACAGCAACGGCGGTGCAGGGGAGGGCTTGACCTGGGCGAATAACGTGTATTCTGCGGTCGTGAGCTACAACGCGTCGGGGTACCTCTACTGGGAGGGGGTTCAGtggcccaaccccaacaccaacgaaAAGATCATCCGGGTGGACAACAGGACAAACACTTATGAAGTCTCAAAAAGGCTCTGGGCGTTTGCCAACTGGAGCAGGTATGTCCGGCCGGGGGCGGTCAGGGTTGGTACGTCGGGGGGTAGCGGGGTGAGGACGGCGGCGTTTCGGAACGAGGATGGGACGATTGCTGTCGTGGTGATTTCTACCACGGGGAGTGCGGTGAATGTGAGTATTCGGGTTAGTGGGGGGGGGACGCCGATTTATGCGCAGGCTTTTGTGTCGGATAATACTAGGAATGCGGCGAGCACGCCGGCGACGTTGGGGGCAGACGGGACGGTGAGTGGGCAGGTGGCTGCAAGGAGTATAACTACGTTTTTTATACTGCCTGGGGCGAGGAAGTCGTGAGGTGGACGTGATGGAGAGGTTTTGATTTTTGAGAAGGGGGTAGATGAAGCGTATATCTCACATTAAGCTGAGCAGACAAATCCCTGGCTGCGGTTGAAGACCTGGTCAATCCTTTCGGCCGGCTGCATCCTCCTATGGTGGTGCCAGGGCGACCGACTTCTATGTCACACAAGCAGGAAGCCACAACGAACGTCAGGTCATGAGACAGCTTCACAGTAGAGTTTAACAGCATTCTTTTCCCGGCAAATATCCAAAATGTTGCACCGTTCACGGTTTTGTAAATTCTCATGTAtcaaaacaaacccccaacgCCAAACCAAAACCCGCCATCCCAACCTCCTAAAAAgccgtcaaccccctcaaaataGGAtactccctcccatcaatcACCTCCGTATCCATCACCcactcatccccctccccctcttcctccacatccacctgctccccattctccaaatactcccccctcttccacctcgggTTACAATTCCCCGGCATAAACTTGGCCGCATCCATCTTCAACGTCATCTTCACCTCGGGACAATAATCCCAAATATGTTTCCTCAACTCCGGCGTCCCCCACACCTTGCTATGTAGAtacttcccccctcccccagtaTGATACCCCATCGGTTCATAAAACCCATGCCGCCAGTCATCGACCCCCTCAGTATAAGGCTTCACCGGCTCCCCCGCGGTACCATTTACAGGGAACGTCCCGTTAGACGGCAGCTCCTCATCCGGCAGCAACGGCGCCGGCGCAGTCAAGGCAGGGTCAGGGTTGTTGATATCAACCGTTTTCCCCGAATGCTGCTCCCCAGAAAAGGCACTCGACACGCTGCCGTTGGCCATCATATTTCCGATCCGGTGGCCCAGCCTGTCAGAAAGCCAGACATCCTCCGGCTCGGAGCCGTCTTTTCGCGTTTGGTGTTTTAGGACTTCGACAATGGCGCTCACACGGCGAAGTGAGAGCCCGCCGTTACCACCGTACCGAGCATTCGGCGACCAGGGCGCACCCACCCAGTCGTATTCCAAGAATTCGTTTAGATTCCTTCGTGAGTTTGCGCAGAGGATGGAGTCGGTCTGGAAGACGAGCAGCCATTCGGCTGGTTGGAGGACCACTTCGTATAACCAGCGGTTGGTCAAGAATCGGGAGATCTCCTCCTGGGATCCCGTCGTCatgttggaggggatgtaAGTCAGGTCTAGCTTCCCCGCGGCGACCTGGGAGCGGATGGCGGAGGATTTGTTGATGTGGGCTACGGATTCGTACGAGCCCATGAAGCGGAAGCGCCAGTCGGGGGGGACCACGCCCATGAAGTGGAGCATGAGGGGGGCGAGGATGGGGTCGGGGCGGTTTTCGATTAGGAGGGCGACCTTGGAGGCGTTGTAGCGGCTTGCCTGGACTTGGTAGTGGTGTttttggttggtgagggtgatggaggggagggtgatgagggaggattcGATGGCTAGGTGGGAGAGGTAGGTTGCGAGGGCtctgtgatggtggtggtgatgtgttAGTAGAatttctggtggtggtggtggtggtggtggtggtgatggtggtgatactGAACGGATTGCGCTGCACTTACAAGAAAACAAACACTCCTCCCATCAATCGCATCCGCCTGctcgtcctcccccacaGCGCGCTCCCTAGCAGCTTCCCCTTTTGCCATGACATGACTACTTTCTCGCTGAAATTCAGCTCCCCGAACGCCGTTCTCTTCTCTGCAAAGTGTTTGTTGAGATAGGACACCGCCCCGGAGGCGGATTCTCTGACGCTCCCCGCGCGAGGAGTGTGGTTGTCGAGAAATGATACCGCTTCGGCGGTGGATTCTCTAAACCTAACCATGCGCGGGCCGCCACTTGAATTTGAAGCAAAGTCGCGTACCCGGTCCAGGGTCTGCGCAAGCTTGTCCATTGTTCGCTGTTGGCGGCTCTCAAGGCACCGTAGCAGTGGAGAGGACCCTCAGTAAGCCGATCGCGCTATAGCATCTCGGCGGAAAGATGGTCGTCAACCCGTACGtggtgatgataatgatgatgatgcgtgGTATAGACAGATCTCTCGTCAGTCGGAGGGAGAGAAGCAGTAATGCAATGTCTGACACGCGCTATCTACTGCAGTATCTGATTacaagggaaaaaaaaggggatGTGATCGCCCCCTTCGCCCCTCCCTGCGATCCTTCTGTTCAGCTGAGAGCCTGGTGAGCGGTACTTGGTTGGTACTCTTGAGGGCTCTCCCGCTTTCCGACCCAATCCGGAATGGCTGACGAGAGCCTAGGTGCAGTTGATGCAGAGCGGCGCAGCTTCGATTGCTTCGTGGTCGACAGGCTATCGATGCGCGACCAAATGTCATGTCTGGCAACCCGAGCACTCCGGTCCGATGCCAATTCGGTTCTGCTTTTGTACCACAATGCTCAGTTGGTGAGAAAAAAGCCGTCGGTGATTTCATCATTGTCATTGAGGAAAACAATCCATTAATGACTTAGCCTTTTCCAGCTAGACTTGACCCAGGAACGCGGTCTGACCTGCCAAGACTGCATTCATAAATGAAGAGGCGCTGTCCTCCCGTCATCAGTGCTGGGGATGATCTGCAGGATCCCTTATTAATGGCACCAATTCGGGCTTTCAGAGGGCTGATGGTGCAATTCCGAAAGTCGAAGTCGGGGAAGACCACCGGCAGCGTGTGAGTGGTTGGTCCCCCTCCGGAATGTACCATCAAGGTACCTGCATCCCACTTCTTGCCTCTCCCTGTCTGTCAGCCTGCATCTCGGTTCGTTTGGAATTTCTTCAATTCCCCTTCGCATCTGACACACCTCGCTGTAATGAACCAGTGAGTCCGTTGTTGGTACTGTCGTGATCATatctcccatcccatcatgaCCTAGGATTTATCCACCGCCGGCCCCAAACTTCCAGCGACGACATCACATTTTCACCATGGCGACATCGCTGACATCAGGCGCGTTTCCTGGCCCATTCACCATTACGCGAACCAAGGTCTTCCTGCTGGTTTCCCTGGCATTGACGTGAGCTTATCCCCACATTCAAATTGCCAAACCTGAGCAGCCTGCTAATCCGGTCCATTCAGCTGGTGGTTTGCCTCCCTGTTTCCGCACTACAAGCCAGTGATTCAGGAGACGTTCAAGGCGAGATTAAACGATGCGCTCCTGAAGCTACCATCCATCCAAGTCGACTGGGACACGTCGGTGGAGGTTTCTGAGGCATACAATGCGTCCAAAGTCGCCATCATAATCGAGCCAAGGCCACTGCCGCATCTTGTACCGCACATCTTGTACATGATGAACGTGGTGCCCCCTGAATGGCGCTTTGTCTTCATAGGCTCAAAAAGTAGTGTAACGGGCATGGAGGAGTCGGCGGCCGTCAAACACCGCCAAATCATCGGGAAGCTGGACTTGATGGTGCTGCCGGAGCCTTGGGAGATTGACTCCAAGGAGAAAGTGTTTCGAACACTGACGGATATCCGATTTTACGACGAGTTCTTGCCGGGCGTCGAATATTTGTTAAAGTACGAGGCCGACAGCATCTTGTGCGCCAATTCCGAGGACAGCTTGAACGACTGGCTGGATTGGGACTTTGTTGGCGCACCGAGGAGGGCAGATGATCATTTTGCGGGCAATGGCGGTCTGTCACTTCGACGTGTGTCAACCATCAAGAGGGTGCTCAGCTTCCAAGCCAGATTGAACGACAGCGACCCCGAGGACGAGTGGTTTGGAAAGCGCGTCTATGTCTTGCCGGGCGCCAAGGTTGCGTCGGGTGTTGAAGAGGCTCTGGCGGTAGAAGACGTCTACCGCGAGGGAGCCATGGGCTACCATGTTCGTGATGGCGGCAACAACATTGCTGATGCTGTCTGGAAGCAGCCTGAGCAAAGGAAGAAGATATTTCAATATTGCCCAGAGTTGACCATGATCATGGAGATGAAGCTCGAGAGGCAGCGGTGTCCAGGGGATAAGGGGACGGGTCGCGAATGAGGTGTTGGTTCGATGAGCTTGGTAGGAACTGGCAACGTTGGAAATGGACCACGGGGTGGGAAGGTAAAAAGGCAGGATGCATTGGCACGTTACCATGGCGTTGTGGCAATATAATTTCGTATAGGTAGTCTTGGTCAGCAACGGCGTTCTGGTAGTAGCGGAATTAGTCACTTTTGACATTATTCCACTCGCCTCTTCCCATGATGTATGGGATGGCGACAGGAATTTAAGCTTTTTATCGGTCGATTTCGAGACTGAGAAAGAGGGGCACGATGCGCCATCCCATCCACACAATCCCTTCGACACATTTCTTACACTCCTCCGAACCCGCCCAGTTGACTTTACAAGTTCAACCAATCCATGCCACCTAATTCATACCTTTTGCATTTCCAACATATAGAGAAGCAACCTTGACGTCCAACCTGCAATCCTCACCCGCCGCGCGTTCCGATTCTCCACGGCCGTCGTAGACCCGACTTCAGCCAAAATACCCTATGGAGATTGTCGTCCACTTCAGGCGTCCATTCTCCAAATTTATAGCATTCTGCCGCGTCAGCTCTCGGTACGATTCAACAAGCTTTGTCCAAGAAAGACCAAGAAACCAGATCTGCCGGAAAGCAACCATTGCCTGTGAGGCTGATCGCTACCACCTGGGCCGATATCCATCTGGTAGCTTCAGGGCATCCGGGAATATTTCCGGTGCTCACACAACTCTTGCTCGCTTTCCAGGGACGTTCTCTCGGGTTCAGACTCAGATTATGAGCTGTGTTGGAATTCTTTGTGTCTGATCAAAGACATGTCATTGCATGACATGTCTTGTTTCTGACTTTTGTTTGCTAACTCCTTTCCAGCATTTGCCACTCACTTATCCCCCAGTGACAGTCTCGTGGTCTATTCCAGAAGACCCTTGAGGTGGCCTCGTTTACCACCCGGGCCGGAGACGATTATACCTTCTACACAGTTCCCGGCTACATCATGAAAAGTTCTCATGGCTTCTTAATTCCCGCGCTCCGCAAATAGGAATGATACGCACATCCTGACGAATACCACCCGTGTGGTATCATGGCGCTCACAAGGTGTGCCCAGCTTGGTGGCATTTATCGTTTTCAAGACCACCTTTTCTAATGGCCTTACATCAATATTTTTATTTCATATTCGCTTGTCACCCTACCGCATGTGCCTGCAAGGTCCAGTGCCACCACGGGAACAGCAGCCTGTCCTAGATGGCTTCCTCGCCCTTTCTGGCCCCTATTCTCAAAAACTAGGCCTCGACTGTCTAGTTTGTCCCTCATACAACAAGTGTCATGTTGTCAATCTCTATATAAGCTCCATGACCTCTCGTGTTTTCTCTTGCGGGTTTCCTTGTCTATATAGGTAGATCAAAAGCTCTCGTCAGCCATGAAGCTTTCTGTTACCATCCTTGCCGCCTACCTGGGCTTGGCAGCGGCCCACGGCGAACATGAAGGCCAACATATTCCCAAGATTTTGGGTGGGAGAAAGTTCCTCTCTGAGATGGGAGCTCGCCGTAGGTGGTCCCAGGGTGTCCAACAGCCCAATGTGATCAAAAGgcacccaccatcccccaagCCTCAGCATCACGCCGACAAAcgacaagaaaacaccagCGGCAAATGTGGCGCCAGTGGTGGAAGCTGCGCGGCAGGTTACTGTTGCTCGGCCGAAGGGTATGTCATTTGTCTGTTCACAAAAGCCAAAACATGCTGACATGGATATCAGATGGTGTGGAAGAGGCATTGACTATTGCTCTGCCCCTGATTGCCAGCTGAACTACGGCCCTGGTTGCGACGGGGTAAAATATCACCATGTCATGAAGAAGGAATATTGTCGAGACTAACACGCCACAGAACAAAAAGCCAAGTGGCCCGGATACCTCCGGAGTTGCTCGCCCAAAGCTTGGAAGCGTCTTGTATGGCGGAGCTGGTATTTACGACTGCGTCACATCGGGAGATATTGCCCTAACATTTGATGACGGGCCATACCTCTATACAAACGATCTGTTAGATAAGTTGAGGGTACGTGCCTGTTTTTGGATTCAGGATATGCTTCTGACATTTGAACAGAGCTATGGAGCCAAAGCAACATTCTTCCTCACCGGAACGAATATCGGTAAAGGCATGATCAACGATCCTGCCACGCCGTATCCCGCCATAATCAAGGTAAATATGCCTTCAGCGTTCGAGTTCTTGTAGTCACTCACACATGAACAGAGGATGCATGCCGAGGGCCACCAAATCGCCAGCCACACTTGGTCTCACCAGAACGCAAGTCAAATGACCAACACCCAGTTCACCAACCAGATGGTGTGGAATGAGATTGCGCTCAACTCGATTCTTGGATTCTTCCCAACTTACATGAGGTGAGCTCCCATGCTGACATCCCAACCGCCCGAGACTTACCAGATACTTCAGACCGCCGTATTCCATCTGCCAACGGGAATGTCAAaacatcctctccaccctcggcTATCACACCATCTacttcaacctcgacacgGCCGGCTACCTAAACGACAGCCCCCGCGCAATCCAGACGAGCAAGAACATCTGGGATGACGCCATCGAAGGCTCCGACCCAGAAACAGACAGCTTCCTCCAGATCGAGCACGACATCCACCAGCAAATCGTCTACAACCTCACCGACTACATCCTCACCTCTCTGTTCTCCAACGGCTACCGAGCCGTCACGGTAGGTGAATGCCTAGGCGACCCGCCATCAAACTGGTACCGTGCTGGTCCGGCCTCGTcgtcaccctcatcatcaccatcatcggcGGCTGTGCCCACCAGAACAACAATCTCTGTTGCCCCGACAAGAACGGGCGCAAGCACAGATGGTACCTGCGGCAACGGCATCACATGCGCGGGGACCAGATGGGGAGCCTGCTGTTCCTCCTTTGGGTTCTGCGGGGTGGGCGAGGAGTACTGCCAGTTGGGCAACGGGTGCCAGGCAGCGTGGGGGAGGTGCGATGGTGATGCTCCTGCTGTGAGCAGCAGTTCTTCTCGGACGAGTATCAGTACCCGGTATgtcatcagcagcaccagcacagCAACCAGCACACGCACGAGCATCAGTACCCGGTCTGTTATCACGAGCACGGCGAGGAGTACGAGTACTAGCACGAGCTCTCGTAGTAGTGTCAGTACGCGGTATGTGATTAGCAGCACGAGCACGAGCACCAGGAGGAGCACGAGCACGAGTACATCAAGAAGCACGTCAACATCCGCCACGAGAACCAGAACCACTTGTGAGTTTTCCACCCATCTTGATCATGTTTCCGGTTGCTAACTGTGAAACAGCAACTACGACATCCACCAGaccaacctccacccccggccTCGCCATCAGTGAAGATGGTCTCTGTGGTCCAGAGAACCAACAGACGTGCGAGGGGAGCGAGTTTGGGACCTGCTGCGGGCCGTCGGGGAGGTGCAGCTCGAGTAGTATTGCTTGTTTGGCGATTTTGGGGTGTCAGGAGAGGTATGGGAGGTGTGTTTAACTTTCAGgtttgctttttctttttccaaaGTGTATAGTTGTCGGAAGTGGGTAGTTGCACATGGACATTATTTAATTTCTGCTGGTATAAGGCGATGTACTATGCAAGTGTGAGTAGAATAGGGAATTGGAAAATGGTGTGGTTCGGTGTGTGTaaaagtaggtaggtaaggtagatGGTTGCCTGCTCTTGTGGAGGATTCGGTGAGATGACTGGATGCCAACAAGGAAGAGAGATGAGGTTGCTGCCTGCGAGAACACGTGTTGTGGAACTGGGTACAATGGAGAAAaaatgatgttgatgggacGATGTGATGGGAGGACAACAGATCGCGGGTGAGGACCCGATAGGGGATGCTGTGTTACGGCTTGCGGGGTGATGCACATCATGCTGCTAGCCGGGAGGGGGATTACACGATAGGGCGTGGGGGGAAATGAAACTCGGATGCCTTATTCCGGATTCTCGGTGACGTGTTGCATGGGTTCGTTGAGCATGTCTGGGTCGGAGAGAAAGCACCCTCACGAGAAAATAGTTGAGACAGCAACAGTAGGTTAAACACAGTAATATTGTAGACCGTACACCTCGAAGGACAATCGTCAGGTCTTTGAATATATTCAAAAGGGCCTATTAACTTACTTTTGAGCCACGGTTAACTCCCATATAACATAGATTGATTCCTTTTTTGGTTGTGCCAATTATACTTTTGTGGGTAGGTGAGAAGAAGTCATGAAGAGGTTGTCAGTTCACTACAAGTCAGAGTCGAACTGAGTGGACGTCAAGATCAGGGGCACATCTTCCTTATCAACCAAGCAActcccccaaaaaaaccacaTGTCACCTCACCTACCACCAGTGGTGGCAAAAATGCGAGAAATCCCCCACGCAGTCATCCCAACATTTAACCTCAATCCTTCCCTGTCCCAGAGGGCCATGGGGGAGAGCCCCGGCACACTGGTGGCATCAATTTATCGCTCGGTCTCACAGATCCAAAGTTTCCCCCCTGGAGTTGCCAGGGTAAATTTCGTCATCTACCATGCCAAACAACAAGTGTTGAAGTATCTGTGCGCCGGGTCACGAACAACTGCTAACCCTACGACTTGAACGTAGGACCTCTGccgatgctgctgctaccAGTTTGGACGGCTCTAACCCCAAACTTGACAGTGGTTTAGGTTTGAGACtcattttctttctttttttttttttttttttttttttgcgaGGCTGCGTGCTGACCGTTGCACCAGTTGGGGGGTTTCTCTGGTTGCCGGCAGAGCAAGCCGAACCTGGCTGATAAAacggcaggcaggcaggcaagCAGACAGAAAGACAGACATTATATGATGATGTgcaaaaaagagagagcaaTATggaaagcagcagcatggGACATTTTCAACATGTATTTTACTGACGAGGTAATATTAAAGATGAA includes:
- the THI6 gene encoding thiamine biosynthetic bifunctional enzyme (EggNog:ENOG503NTW4; COG:G; BUSCO:EOG09263GIG), which produces MPKPHVNYHLYLVTDSTPAVLKDPSRFFDVVEQALRGGVSLVQLREKTADTGELVSIAKRLHELTKKYNVPLLINDRVDVALAVGCEGVHIGQDDMDLETARKLLGDDKIIGVTVSNVEEALIACKNGADYLGIGTVYATPTKTNTKAIIGAAGVREILAAMETAGYYDKVRTVCIGGLNKYNIARIMYQSRHVDGKQGWLTLNGVAVVSAVMSADDPEEASKELLTLVKSSDKFRGSSLMGARASKGVLEVAGDIIKKVHEAKPLTHNMTNLVVQNFAANVALAVGGSPIMANYGEEAADLSKLGGSLVVNMGTVTPEGLLNYYKALQAYNVAVQPVVFDPVGAGATSVRREAVRSILANGYLDVIKGNEGEIKTVWGAVDGEQQKGVDSVDSLTPENKLDLVVKLARREQSVVVMTGKTDYVSDGYSVVTVANGHEYLGLVTGTGCTLGTAISVALAVHHKEDKLWAVVTAMLHFEIAAEIAAEREDVKGPGTFISAFLDELYNIRTATVSGDMKWLERAKVTVTDL
- a CDS encoding hypothetical protein (CAZy:GH30; COG:G; EggNog:ENOG503P00J) yields the protein MRLAGTFLTAAATITGAAAAPGTTILGPRQQSSTITVDLTRTFQKMDGFGFSLAFQRANLITNMSDKTKQKELLDLLFNRTTGAGFTILRNGIGSTPNSNSDFMNTIAPRNPGGPRATPQYVWDGKDSGQLWVSQQAVQQYGVKQIYANAWSAPGYMKTNNNDANGGTLCGVPGASCSSGDWRQAYADYLVAYIKFYAQEGVPITHLGFLNEPDYTASYASMRSDGNQAADFIKILYPTLEAANLTSQLGIACCETMGWGSAVNMINSIRSQGQEGRLKTVTSHTYTGGPSSPMNSRNPVWFSEQCDLNGQWTTSWYSNGGAGEGLTWANNVYSAVVSYNASGYLYWEGVQWPNPNTNEKIIRVDNRTNTYEVSKRLWAFANWSRYVRPGAVRVGTSGGSGVRTAAFRNEDGTIAVVVISTTGSAVNVSIRVSGGGTPIYAQAFVSDNTRNAASTPATLGADGTVSGQVAARSITTFFILPGARKS
- a CDS encoding hypothetical protein (EggNog:ENOG503P0IT; COG:S), with translation MDKLAQTLDRVRDFASNSSGGPRMVRFRESTAEAVSFLDNHTPRAGSVRESASGAVSYLNKHFAEKRTAFGELNFSEKVVMSWQKGKLLGSALWGRTSRRMRLMGGVFVFLALATYLSHLAIESSLITLPSITLTNQKHHYQVQASRYNASKVALLIENRPDPILAPLMLHFMGVVPPDWRFRFMGSYESVAHINKSSAIRSQVAAGKLDLTYIPSNMTTGSQEEISRFLTNRWLYEVVLQPAEWLLVFQTDSILCANSRRNLNEFLEYDWVGAPWSPNARYGGNGGLSLRRVSAIVEVLKHQTRKDGSEPEDVWLSDRLGHRIGNMMANGSVSSAFSGEQHSGKTVDINNPDPALTAPAPLLPDEELPSNGTFPVNGTAGEPVKPYTEGVDDWRHGFYEPMGYHTGGGGKYLHSKVWGTPELRKHIWDYCPEVKMTLKMDAAKFMPGNCNPRWKRGEYLENGEQVDVEEEGEGDEWVMDTEVIDGREYPILRGLTAF
- a CDS encoding hypothetical protein (EggNog:ENOG503P04G; COG:S), which gives rise to MATSLTSGAFPGPFTITRTKVFLLVSLALTWWFASLFPHYKPVIQETFKARLNDALLKLPSIQVDWDTSVEVSEAYNASKVAIIIEPRPLPHLVPHILYMMNVVPPEWRFVFIGSKSSVTGMEESAAVKHRQIIGKLDLMVLPEPWEIDSKEKVFRTLTDIRFYDEFLPGVEYLLKYEADSILCANSEDSLNDWLDWDFVGAPRRADDHFAGNGGLSLRRVSTIKRVLSFQARLNDSDPEDEWFGKRVYVLPGAKVASGVEEALAVEDVYREGAMGYHVRDGGNNIADAVWKQPEQRKKIFQYCPELTMIMEMKLERQRCPGDKGTGRE
- a CDS encoding hypothetical protein (COG:O; EggNog:ENOG503Q5FG; CAZy:CE4), coding for MKLSVTILAAYLGLAAAHGEHEGQHIPKILGGRKFLSEMGARRRWSQGVQQPNVIKRHPPSPKPQHHADKRQENTSGKCGASGGSCAAGYCCSAEGWCGRGIDYCSAPDCQLNYGPGCDGNKKPSGPDTSGVARPKLGSVLYGGAGIYDCVTSGDIALTFDDGPYLYTNDLLDKLRSYGAKATFFLTGTNIGKGMINDPATPYPAIIKRMHAEGHQIASHTWSHQNASQMTNTQFTNQMVWNEIALNSILGFFPTYMRPPYSICQRECQNILSTLGYHTIYFNLDTAGYLNDSPRAIQTSKNIWDDAIEGSDPETDSFLQIEHDIHQQIVYNLTDYILTSLFSNGYRAVTVGECLGDPPSNWYRAGPASSSPSSSPSSAAVPTRTTISVAPTRTGASTDGTCGNGITCAGTRWGACCSSFGFCGVGEEYCQLGNGCQAAWGRCDGDAPAVSSSSSRTSISTRYVISSTSTATSTRTSISTRSVITSTARSTSTSTSSRSSVSTRYVISSTSTSTRRSTSTSTSRSTSTSATRTRTTSTTTSTRPTSTPGLAISEDGLCGPENQQTCEGSEFGTCCGPSGRCSSSSIACLAILGCQERYGRCV